The Lathyrus oleraceus cultivar Zhongwan6 chromosome 5, CAAS_Psat_ZW6_1.0, whole genome shotgun sequence genome includes the window ACACTTCTATGCTTTATTAGTTGGTTGGTTGAGTTTGCTTAGGATGGATTATTTCAAGAAATAATTGCTTCTTTATGTAGGTTGAGTTGTTTATTAGGAAAATTCTAATAGAAGAAAAGTTTGTCATAGGAAGAACCTTTAAGGTTAAGAGCTTTTTCTGACATAAATAAGTTAACTACACACATAACCTTGGTTTTTAGACTTTAGTAGTTTAGAATAAGTGGAAATTGGTTTGTGGATTCTATGATTGTGAAGAGATATGCTTTACTTCTATATCGGGAAACTTGTCGCCAGTTGTAACATTTATCTGTAAAGAATGTTGTCTAACTGCAGATGTTCTATATTCCTTCACAATTTTAGTGAAAGCTTGATATGTTTCCCTTTTTCCGATGTAATGTCGCGTTTATGCGTATAATTTTTTTGTTGTTTGGGAAATCATTCTCTAGATCAGCATTATGCTTGGGTTTTGGGAAGAGCGGTTCGATCTATGATAGCAGAGATGACGATGTTGTATTGGATGTGTGGTAATATTAGACTGGATAAGAATTATAAGAATTAGTAGAGATGAgcttgtttgttgttgttgtgctTTCTTTATTGTGTTTGTTACATCTTTGTTTTCTTGGTCTCTTATGCGCAATAATCTACTCTGGCCACTACACTTAAGGTGGATTTTGAAATGGTATTCCTTTTTTTGCCTTTCTGTGGGAGTTGTTTTTTACCTGATAGTATTTATCATAACCCTGTGCAGTTTCACTGCTGCAGGGATTGAAATGGATGAAGAGGAGCTTGCTCGCTTCGTGGAGCATGTTGACAAAGACAACAATGGAACTATCACTTTTGAAGAATGGAGAGATTTTCTTCTACTTTACCCTCACGAAGCAACTATCGAAAATATATATCACCACTGGGAGAGAGTGTACCATGTAGACATCGGAGATCAAGCTGTCATTCCTGAAGACATTAGCAAGCACACTCATCGGAGCAAATATTTTATTGCTGGAGGAATAGCAGGAGCTACGTCACGTACAGCTACTGCTCCTCTCGATCGTCTGAAGGTGGTCTTGCAAGTCCAGACTACACGTTCTTCTGCCATGTCAGCAGTTACAACAATATGGAAGCAAGATAAGTTAAGGGGTTTTTTCCGCGGCAATGGATTGAACGTTGTGAAGGTAGCACCAGAAAGTGCCATCAAATTCTATGCTTTTGAAATGCTGAAAAATGTGATCAGAGATGCTCAAGGCAACAAGTCCGATATCGGTGCTGCTGGGAGGCTTTTAGCAGGTGGCGTGGCTGGTGGAATTGCGCAGACTGCAATCTACCCATTGGATCTTATCAAAACTAGGTTACAGACTTGTGCCTCTGAAGGTGGAAGAGCTCCTAATCTCGGAACACTCACAAAGAATATATGGATTCAAGAGGGACCTCGAGCTTTCTACCGTGGACTTCTTCCATCTGTGATCGGCATGATTCCTTATGCTGGCATTGATCTCGCTGTTTACGATACCTTGAAAGACATGTCCAGAAGATATATTATTCATGATAATGGTATATTATCACTGCAACCGCTAATGTTTTGTTTAATAACAAATTAACAATGCTATTAGAATTTTCGCCTTTTGAAAAGTGAAATAGTTtattttttctttctctttcaTAGATCCTGGTCCTCTAATACAACTAGGATGTGGAACAATTTCTGGAACCCTTGGAGCTACTTGTGTCTATCCACTGCAGGTTATTCGTACCAGGTATAATGTCGCTTTTATACTATCCTTACCCGAATGAAATGACCAGAATCATTTGTGTTTACTTTTTCGGAGCTGGTTGTTCTTTGCTCACAGCCCCACACCATGTTTCAACTCTTTCAGGCTGCAGGCACAACCTTCAAACAGTTCCGATGCGTACAAGGGAATGTTTGATGCATTTTGCAGAACTTTTCAGCATGAAGGCTTTAGAGGTTTCTACAAAGGACTTGTTCCAAATCTACTCAAAGTTGTGCCAGCTGCTAGCATTACTTACATGGTCTATGAAAGTATGAAGAAAAATCTCGATCTAGAGTAGAGTTTATATATTACCTGGTTTTCGCACACGCGTCTAGCTACGTAAAGTGTTCGCTTAGCTCTGTCATTATGGTACTTCCAGTTAGCTTTGAACATCTACATTGTAGGTAAAATGTTCTTGATCTTAGTAGACTTTACCTCATGGTTGAGCTATTATAGTTATTTTTTGATGTAATTGAGCTAATGCAAAATACCTTAGCAAATCTTGCattgttgatgatgaagataaAAGAATATGTATTATTAGTCATTTAGGCAAATATTCATTCCTTCTGCGATCTTGAAACATACATAATTTTGTAGTCAGAAACATGGGAAGTATTTCGTCATGGTTATATGAACTAAATGTTGAGGTATTAGAGTTGTTTCATTCTTAAGATCAGATGCTAAAATATTAAATTTTGAGGTATTGGAGTTGTTTAATTCTTTAAAATCAAAATGGATATAAAAATATTAAACATAATTGGTGAAATGGTGATTGATATTGGACTTGATAGGAAGAACTACCGTTCGATTTTCCGCAATTATAATTAGTGGAACGGATAGTGGAAAAAAAATACATATTTTTAAAATTTGTGATATTTATTGTATATTTGTAAGAGTGGTTTATTTCTTTCGAAAAAAATGATGATGGTAGATAGATAGGTCTGAAATTTGATACTACTGTTAGTTTTTAGTACGTTTTCTAAATGACATGTGTTGTGAAGTACTAACTAGGGGCAATAATAGACACATTTTTTAAATGACATGTGTTGGAAAGTTACATAATAGACATGTTCTTATAGTTCAGTGGGTTCTGATATTTAATTTacctaaatttttatttataaaaaaatagaGATGTTTCTAAAAA containing:
- the LOC127078735 gene encoding calcium-dependent mitochondrial ATP-magnesium/phosphate carrier protein 3 isoform X1, encoding MGGGSVKKNIPTNVSIDHVLVALGETKEERDVRIRSLFDFFDAGNNGYLDYGQIERGLSALQIPGEYKYARELFKVCDSNSDGRIEYNEFRRYMDAKELELYCIFQAIDVEHNGSILPEELWDALDSAGIEMDEEELARFVEHVDKDNNGTITFEEWRDFLLLYPHEATIENIYHHWERVYHVDIGDQAVIPEDISKHTHRSKYFIAGGIAGATSRTATAPLDRLKVVLQVQTTRSSAMSAVTTIWKQDKLRGFFRGNGLNVVKVAPESAIKFYAFEMLKNVIRDAQGNKSDIGAAGRLLAGGVAGGIAQTAIYPLDLIKTRLQTCASEGGRAPNLGTLTKNIWIQEGPRAFYRGLLPSVIGMIPYAGIDLAVYDTLKDMSRRYIIHDNDPGPLIQLGCGTISGTLGATCVYPLQVIRTRLQAQPSNSSDAYKGMFDAFCRTFQHEGFRGFYKGLVPNLLKVVPAASITYMVYESMKKNLDLE
- the LOC127078735 gene encoding calcium-dependent mitochondrial ATP-magnesium/phosphate carrier protein 3 isoform X2; the encoded protein is MDEEELARFVEHVDKDNNGTITFEEWRDFLLLYPHEATIENIYHHWERVYHVDIGDQAVIPEDISKHTHRSKYFIAGGIAGATSRTATAPLDRLKVVLQVQTTRSSAMSAVTTIWKQDKLRGFFRGNGLNVVKVAPESAIKFYAFEMLKNVIRDAQGNKSDIGAAGRLLAGGVAGGIAQTAIYPLDLIKTRLQTCASEGGRAPNLGTLTKNIWIQEGPRAFYRGLLPSVIGMIPYAGIDLAVYDTLKDMSRRYIIHDNDPGPLIQLGCGTISGTLGATCVYPLQVIRTRLQAQPSNSSDAYKGMFDAFCRTFQHEGFRGFYKGLVPNLLKVVPAASITYMVYESMKKNLDLE